TTTCAGTCTACTCAAACCAGCATAAGTTGATGAAGCCGTATGTGCATAGACGTCGTCGTATAGAAGCAGATCATAGATCAAAGCCCAATCAATTAATAACATAATTTTACTCCACTTTAGATGACCCATATACTGACGTCGGGTACCCGCCCATATCGCGTAATCCAGCTCACTCCACTCATGTGACCTATTTTATCTGAGTTTTCCTCCGGTGTAATATTAAGGCGAAGCGGctaattagggttagggttttcacGAAGTTCACAGGAGTGAAGTGTTTTAGGGATAGGGTTTTCACAAATTTCATATGAGATATGGACCATGAAGGCAAatttgctcgacgaaggaaagCACTGACTAAGAAGATGGATACACGAAGATTGGAGGAACTAGACATGGACTGCTTATCGaatatttttggaagaattggAATGGAGTCACTGGTTTTGGCCATCCCTTTTGTCTGCAAGTCATGGTACACATTAAGCCTCAATCCTTTGTTTTGGCAATCTCTTTATTTTCCAGACAACCTTATCCTTTATTTACTAGTAATGAAATTGAACACAGTCGACCTGAGAGTTTCGGTCCCTTTTACGATAAATATATAGAAAAATACCAAATTGACAAGAGTCGTTTCTCTATCACTGCTTTTATAAAGTTGATAGTCAATCGAAGCAATAGAAAGGCTCTTCAACTTAAGATGCCTGAGTTTTCTACGGAAGATGCGTTGAGATATGTTTCTGATGCATGTCCCAGCCTTTCTGTGTTTGCCTGATGATTTAGTGATTTTCAAGCATTCCCGAATTATTCAGGAAGTAATTAGAAAGTGGAAATTTTTGGAACAGTTGTGTTTGGGTGGCAACATCAAGAAAATTAGATCACTATTCATGTTCTGCGAACATCGCCGCCGCTTGAGTGAACATTTTAAGGCATTGTTGGCTTTGGGGTCATGGGACAAGAGGGAAAATTTGGCTCCAATCCTGGTTCAGATCAGCGAGCACTGCAAGCACTTTACAGGTTTAAAAATCGTTGATGCCTCTGTTGAAGAACTTGAGGCATATACAATTGTGGAGTCTCTTCCAAATCTGAAGCAGTTGTGTGCCATAGAGTCTTACCTTAAACGGGATAGTCTTATCAAAATACTGCGGGACTGCAAAAACCTTGAGCTTTTAGATGTTAGGAATTCTGAAGGTTTTGATGAAGGTGATGATGAAATATCAAAGCTTGCTTCCCATATCGAATTTCTGTGTGAGGGTTCTTACAGTCTTAATAGTCGTAGTAGTTTCAATTTTAGCTATAGGCTGCTTTTTCTATCTGAGCTCAAAATGGAAGGTCGTGTCGCGAGGTCCACCCGCCGACCCGCGGAAAGGcaccaagaaaacaattgaTGCACAACTAAAAATATAGATCAAGCAGGCAATTGTTCTGGTTATGCTtatcttacttttttttttttaatattttctttttggtcttttttgtttttttaagctAGCAGTTGTAGGCATTCTAATAATATTTCTAAGCCAAAGAaggtctctttttttttttttttcctgcccCATTTTGTCACTGCTTGGGTCTCGTTTTCACCTGTTTTGCTTGTTAGTTAAGATTAGATCAATTCCAGTACGTTGTTAATTAAGAATTCATGGTTAAGACCCCCTTCCCCTTCTATCGAAAGAGTGTTAATAGATATCCAGTCATATATAATTGGAGTAGTGAGTACGTTTATTCTTGTCTTGAATCTAAACAAATTTAAATCTAAGGTGAGCCAATAATAGCACAATGGATGTATGTGCATGTGTGAAATAAATATACATATTTTCTGTTCAGAGAAGCAGTGTTGCGGAACAATTGGGTCAATTGCTATACTAAAACgaactctgtgtgtgtgtgtacgtaTTGCACTGTTATCTAGTATTGATGATAAGAAATTATGACGCATGGAATTGTCCGATGCAATTGAGGCCTCTTATCATCACTTTGAATTATATCATCCAACGCCTAGGGTGCCCGACCGAACCTCGAGAACCTCCACGTACGTTGAATGCGTTTATCCCCGAAATTGGCAAAAGTGAACAAGAATCTCCCTGCTCGATCACATTcgatcataaaccctaaaacagGTTTTTAAGTTCCATACATTACGAAACATCCCATAAACAAACTTTTTTTCAAGGATTTCGCCGCTATTATCAAATTGGCCAGTGGTGTTTGATTGAACTTAAACTTCAATTGATTTTTCTGGACGAATAAGGCAATCAAATTTTTTGTATCGGTAATTCTTCTATGAATTTAAATTGATAACTACGTAGATTGTTCTAGAttgttcaaataattaattcagGTTTCTTTAATTTAGATTCATTTCCAAACTCGGTTAGGAATCACCCTTGCCTATATAAATCGCGCACACCCCACATCAAGTCTCCAAGAAATTCTGTAAGAGCACTTACGAACGAAGatcaaagaagaaggagaatcAATTCAGAAGCAAAAGTATGGAGTCTCCAAGCAACATGGACTGTCCCCCTCCACTCTGCGCAAATGGTTGCGGTTTCTTTGGGACTTCGGCAAACAAGAATATGTGCTCAAAGTGCTACACGAAGTATCTGAAAGAAAAGCTTCTTGCTAAGCCTACTGCAGCGCGGGCTGTGGTGGTGGCTTCAGTGGAGAAAACCCTAGACGTCGCTGTTTCTGCTAGCGAGTCGTCTTCAAGTACTGCAACTAATGATCAGCGCACTTGTGGTGTGACAAAGAATAGGTGCCAGAGCTGCGATTGCAACAAGAAACTTAAGCCGGTGCAAATGACGTTAAAGTGCCGCCGTGGTGGAGTGCTTTGTGCAGAGCATAGGTTGGCTGAATCCCACACATGTAGTGTGAATTACAAGAAGGCTGGACAAGAGCTTTTGACCAAGCAAAACCCAGTTTGCAAGGGTGACAAGTTAGAATCGAGGGTTTAGAGATAATCAAACTTGTTGTAAAATAAGATCGGTGGCATCAATATTGTCTTTGTCTACTCTTATACCTAGGtaggttgaaacttgaaagattGTTTTGCAATTCATTTAGCTGTGCTCATTAGATCTTTTTGCCCACCTGCCATCCCCACTCTGATTCGATAATTGGGTCGGGTCTCGGGTTTGGTGGGTTAAGCTTGACCGGAGCACATACGCAATTGATGCGTATGAGAAGGGTCAGCTTGGTCATTACGCACTGACTGAACCAGAGTCCAGAGCCGGGTCGCTTTACATCCCACTATTCCATTTTGGTCCACACCTTCTTTCTCGCTCCTACTAGGACCTTGGGTTTCTCATGTGCGCCCGCAGCGTACTTTAGCATTCGTGTCTTGTTCACTGGGCCCCCAGTTTTCACCATTACAGAAAATGAGTCAGATCATAATGAGCTGGCTTTGTTGTTACAGAATCTTATATACCCAATATTacccatataaaaaaaaaaaaccatattaTGGAAATAATTATAGTTTCTTTTTCCGAATTATGTATGGAATACTAGGGTTGAGTTTTGTTcttccttatttattttttttaagaccCCATTTAGGATTCTAGAATGTCATTTTGTAACTCGTATGTAAAAGTAATTTTGTTACGAATTGAGTGGTTGGACACGAACATGCGTCGGCTTCTAAACAATTTTAATCTTctgacttttcttttattttgattaatATTTGTTCTGCTATTGTTTGTTGTTAATTTCTTTACTGGCAACAATAATAGCCTACAACAATCAGTCTTTAAAGTGCTTCAATAGGCTCATGCTTGTACATATGGTCTacgaataaaaaaagaaactcaaTAATTTGGCTTTATGACTATTTGAAGATCTAAATTGAATGTTAATTGCAAAATTTAAGGAGCAAAAATGGGTACTAATTAATAATGGTGATGGTTAATCAATGTATTTTGAGAGAATTCAAATGCACTCAAAAATGATTTGCACATAGACACTGACACTGTTTTGTTCTTAAATCTCTTCATGTTCTTGAATTCAATCATTCTAGGAAAATCCAATTAgggaattttgttttccttttagtTAACAAAATCTCATAAATAATACCTAGTGTTTATTGACTAATTGGGAAACGGAAATGGGTATTAACGGCCTTCATGAAAGAGATTAAAGGTTGGCTAAATTATAGTACAATGAGAATGACTACTTCACAACTTTCACAAGTAACAAACCAATcctctgaaaaaagaaaaaaaaactcatcttTTGCTCAAGAAACAAGAACACCGAACTTTTACAGTGTTGAACTTTTCAAACCCCAAAATCTGAAAAAAGCACTTTTTTTCCAGCATCATTTTGGCTCCTTGGAGGTGTGGCATAAACCACCATTGCACCCTTCTTCACGAGCCTATATCTCCCTGCACATGTGCGCCCTTTAATAGCTTCCATGGCCTGTGAGTTTCAATAAGTACATTTGGCTCCTTTCACATTTTCAAAGCAATGAAGTGTCACTAGGGATCTTTTCTATTTGGTGTATAGTCACT
Above is a genomic segment from Rosa chinensis cultivar Old Blush chromosome 3, RchiOBHm-V2, whole genome shotgun sequence containing:
- the LOC112194051 gene encoding zinc finger A20 and AN1 domain-containing stress-associated protein 6: MESPSNMDCPPPLCANGCGFFGTSANKNMCSKCYTKYLKEKLLAKPTAARAVVVASVEKTLDVAVSASESSSSTATNDQRTCGVTKNRCQSCDCNKKLKPVQMTLKCRRGGVLCAEHRLAESHTCSVNYKKAGQELLTKQNPVCKGDKLESRV